From the genome of Paracoccus seriniphilus, one region includes:
- a CDS encoding type I polyketide synthase, protein MTKHDDPLQGLDGAIAITGMSAHLPGAADIDQYWANLRDGIESIRHLSVDELLANGESPARLRQKNYVPASSILEGFERFDADFFGLSPKEAAIMDPQHRQFLECAWEAFENSGHTPEGFDGPIGVFAGCGMGSYFYFNICSNADLVKNTGMFLLRHTGNDKDFLSTRVSHIFDLKGPSLSIQTACSTSLVAVHQAAQSLLNGECDMALAGGVTIELPHGRGYLFEDGEILSPDGHCHAFDHRAQGTVFGSGAGCVVLRRLEDAIADGDHIWAVVRGTAVNNDGSAKAGYLAPSVEGQARAIAEAQAVAGVNAGTVGYVECHGTGTYLGDPIEVAALTQAFEKTTDAKGFCGIGSVKTNIGHTDTAAGVASLIKVSMALHHGQIPPSLGYEAPNPAIDFEDSPFMVNDRLRDFPRLNGAPRRAGVNSLGVGGTNAHAVVEEAPARAASEESDWPFHLLVLSARSKTALDQASSNLAAHLRAHPEQPLADVAWTLKEGRRAFEHRRVLVAHDHDEAAAKLEEGDPRKVFTHQELPEPPEVVFMFPGGGAQFAGMARDLYETEPVFQEWMDRGLDHLAPSLDYDLRAVWLPEAEDHAAAVERLKKPSVQLPLIMITEYALAQLWMSWGVQPAALIGHSMGENTAACLAGVMSFEDCIGLVHLRGQLFDTIAPGGMLSVPLSREALQAYWADDLDMASVNAPDLCVVSGPQAALDDLEQRLARDEIEAQRIQIDIAAHSRMLEPILTRFGDYLRSIPLNAPKLPVISNRTGQPLTAAEATSPDYWVAHLRNTVNFADGIACLTQSKNRVYLEVGPGRALSSLAQANGIPSNQVMPSLRHPEQQVADDEWFISTLGRLWAVGIAVDWTPIWGEARRNRVPLPTYPFQRSSYFIEPGQVDLRPEEDWAERIEGVENWGWQPHWRPRAAETEIEADDLRMAEPCTWLVFADEAGLAERAIARLRGVGHKVIEVRAGDIYAQTGEDSFTLSPERGREDYDRLIHDLVAQGLAPQRIAHFWLVTASENFRPGSSFFHRNQEQGFYSLMFLAQAIAEENLPRPIHVMAVTTGAVQVRDEALPYPEKATIAGPLRVMPRELPGVTCSSLDLALPAGRRADAAWDALTDRVLEEMLADAANLSAALRGERRYQLTWRSLPLEQQVTGLPQAAVVMLTGGYGGIGLTVAERLARDLGARIALIGRRALPPRDQWERILRSAAPNDVMAGRIRGVQQLEAAGAEVICLSADVCNLQDMQAARDEVMARFGRIDAVIHGAGVVDDAPILAKSSASVENVFAPKVHGTEVLDKVFPDGSVGHIVVFSSTSTAIAPAGQVDYVAANEFLNAWAKSRAGGKTAVTAINWGIWAEVGMAAEAFATPEVAEVQPVDAPLLDGATFDADGNRIFTSAFTTKMWLLDGHRTRDGQALVPGTGYLDLIAQALRANGEQGDFQIRDLYFFRPLSVDDGATRQMRLSLTRNDEGYAVQIRSDVQVDGRVGFELNAQAQISFDKPPQPRIDLAEIAARCNRDVEADPSGLVSPQEAHLRFGPRWRVLRRRSHGANEGLAELALPDAFRSETLKGYQIHPALMDLATGWAMGLIEGYQANHLWVPVSYGTIRVHAPLPAEIRSWVRNAGDNNSNSPFARFDVTLTDAAGNVLIDIEGFTIHRIEGTLDFGAGNARRDILFPDQGDGDRKLSPAEERLQHNLSQGIRPQEGAEGFIRALATGKPQVVVSSMPLPQLISQAGLAVEESQQREGFERPELDSDYVEPRNGIERTLVGFWQELLGVSQVGVEDSFFDLGGHSLIAVRLFAMIRKTWSVDFPISILFEAPTIAACAALIEERIGPQDGEAEAPVKKTPSRRYTHLVPMHQGEGGGKRPFFLVAGMFGNVLNLRHLAQLLGGDRPFYGMQARGLFGEDKPHDNFVDAARDYIAELKSVQPQGPYLLGGFSGGGLIAWEMARQLEAGGDEVALTVLLDTPLPLRPNLTRQDKALIKLAELRRKGPAYLAEWMKARADWKRQQKALGDAPSESANQFHNTAIETAFRAALPKYDMQPRDGRVVLFRPPLDLHWRVSGGRWVSAAKEYVYEDNDLTRFAPALQVIEVPGDHDSMVLEPNVRVMAVRMREVIAQAEQGLDPAYAQAAE, encoded by the coding sequence ATGACAAAACACGATGATCCGCTGCAGGGCCTTGATGGCGCAATCGCCATTACCGGCATGTCGGCACATCTGCCGGGCGCTGCAGATATCGACCAATATTGGGCCAATCTGCGCGACGGCATCGAATCCATCCGTCATCTTTCGGTGGATGAGCTGCTCGCCAATGGTGAAAGCCCGGCGCGCCTACGACAGAAGAATTACGTGCCGGCCTCTTCGATTCTTGAAGGCTTCGAACGGTTTGACGCGGATTTTTTCGGGCTCTCGCCGAAAGAGGCGGCGATCATGGACCCCCAGCATCGCCAGTTCCTGGAATGTGCCTGGGAAGCCTTTGAGAACAGCGGTCATACGCCAGAGGGTTTCGATGGGCCGATCGGCGTTTTCGCCGGTTGCGGCATGGGCAGCTATTTCTATTTCAATATCTGTTCCAATGCCGATCTGGTCAAGAATACCGGGATGTTCCTGCTGCGCCATACCGGCAATGACAAGGATTTCCTGTCCACCCGCGTCAGCCATATCTTTGACCTCAAGGGGCCAAGCCTGTCGATCCAGACTGCCTGTTCGACTTCTCTGGTAGCGGTGCATCAGGCGGCGCAATCGCTGCTGAACGGCGAATGCGACATGGCGTTGGCGGGGGGCGTGACCATCGAACTGCCACATGGTCGCGGCTATCTGTTCGAAGACGGCGAGATTCTGTCGCCCGATGGGCATTGCCATGCTTTCGACCATCGCGCGCAGGGCACCGTCTTTGGCTCTGGCGCAGGCTGCGTGGTGCTGCGTCGGCTGGAGGATGCGATTGCCGATGGCGACCATATCTGGGCCGTGGTGCGTGGCACTGCGGTGAACAACGATGGCTCGGCCAAGGCCGGTTATCTGGCCCCCTCGGTCGAGGGTCAGGCCCGCGCCATTGCCGAGGCGCAGGCCGTGGCCGGGGTCAATGCCGGAACGGTCGGCTATGTCGAATGTCACGGCACCGGCACCTATCTGGGAGATCCGATCGAGGTCGCGGCGCTGACGCAGGCCTTTGAAAAGACCACGGATGCCAAGGGCTTTTGCGGCATCGGCAGCGTCAAGACCAATATCGGCCATACCGATACGGCGGCAGGCGTCGCCAGTCTGATCAAGGTCAGCATGGCGCTGCATCACGGCCAGATTCCGCCCTCGCTGGGATATGAGGCGCCCAATCCGGCCATCGACTTTGAAGATTCACCCTTCATGGTGAATGATCGCCTGCGTGACTTCCCGCGTCTGAACGGCGCGCCGCGTCGTGCCGGAGTGAACAGCCTTGGCGTCGGTGGCACCAATGCGCATGCCGTCGTCGAAGAGGCGCCCGCGCGGGCCGCTTCGGAGGAAAGCGACTGGCCCTTCCATCTGCTGGTCCTGTCGGCACGCAGCAAGACCGCGCTGGATCAGGCCTCGTCAAATCTTGCCGCGCATCTGCGGGCCCATCCCGAACAGCCTCTGGCAGATGTGGCCTGGACGCTGAAGGAGGGTCGTCGCGCCTTTGAGCACCGCCGTGTCCTGGTGGCCCATGATCACGATGAGGCCGCAGCCAAGCTGGAAGAGGGCGACCCGCGCAAGGTCTTTACCCATCAGGAATTGCCCGAGCCCCCAGAGGTCGTGTTCATGTTCCCCGGCGGCGGCGCGCAATTTGCCGGCATGGCCCGCGACCTGTATGAAACCGAACCGGTTTTTCAGGAGTGGATGGATCGCGGACTGGATCATCTGGCTCCCTCGCTGGACTATGATCTGCGGGCGGTCTGGCTGCCCGAGGCCGAGGATCACGCCGCTGCGGTCGAGCGCCTGAAAAAACCCTCGGTGCAATTGCCGCTGATCATGATCACCGAATATGCGCTGGCCCAGCTCTGGATGAGTTGGGGCGTGCAGCCCGCGGCCCTGATCGGGCATTCCATGGGCGAAAACACCGCGGCATGTCTGGCCGGCGTGATGTCCTTCGAGGATTGCATCGGCCTGGTGCATCTGCGCGGACAATTGTTTGACACGATCGCGCCGGGCGGGATGCTGTCGGTGCCGCTGTCGCGTGAAGCCTTGCAGGCCTATTGGGCCGATGATCTGGACATGGCCTCGGTCAATGCGCCCGATCTTTGCGTCGTTTCGGGGCCGCAGGCGGCGCTGGACGATCTGGAACAACGGCTGGCCAGAGATGAGATCGAGGCGCAGCGAATCCAGATCGACATTGCCGCCCACAGCCGGATGCTGGAACCGATCCTGACCCGCTTTGGCGACTATCTGCGCAGCATTCCCCTGAATGCGCCGAAACTGCCGGTGATCTCGAACCGGACCGGCCAGCCGCTGACCGCTGCCGAGGCCACCAGCCCCGATTACTGGGTCGCGCATCTGCGCAATACGGTGAATTTCGCTGATGGGATCGCCTGCCTGACCCAGAGCAAGAATCGCGTCTATCTGGAAGTCGGACCGGGCCGGGCGTTGTCATCGCTGGCTCAGGCCAATGGCATCCCCTCCAATCAGGTCATGCCCTCGCTGCGCCATCCCGAACAGCAGGTGGCCGATGACGAATGGTTCATCTCGACTCTCGGGCGCCTCTGGGCGGTCGGGATCGCCGTGGACTGGACCCCGATCTGGGGCGAGGCGCGTCGCAACAGGGTGCCTCTGCCCACCTATCCTTTCCAGCGCAGCAGCTATTTCATCGAACCGGGGCAGGTCGATCTGCGCCCCGAAGAGGATTGGGCCGAACGCATCGAAGGCGTCGAAAACTGGGGCTGGCAGCCGCATTGGCGCCCCCGTGCCGCCGAGACCGAGATCGAGGCCGATGATCTTCGGATGGCGGAACCCTGCACATGGCTGGTCTTTGCAGATGAGGCCGGGCTGGCCGAACGTGCCATTGCCCGTCTGCGTGGTGTGGGCCACAAGGTGATCGAGGTGCGCGCGGGCGATATCTATGCCCAGACCGGCGAGGACAGCTTTACCCTGTCGCCCGAACGCGGACGCGAGGATTATGACCGGCTGATTCATGATCTGGTTGCGCAGGGGCTTGCGCCGCAACGGATCGCGCATTTCTGGCTGGTGACCGCCTCGGAAAATTTCCGTCCCGGATCCAGCTTCTTCCATCGCAATCAGGAACAGGGGTTTTACAGCCTGATGTTCCTGGCGCAGGCCATTGCCGAGGAAAACCTGCCGCGGCCCATCCATGTCATGGCCGTGACGACCGGTGCCGTGCAGGTGCGCGATGAGGCCTTGCCCTATCCCGAAAAGGCGACCATCGCGGGGCCATTGCGGGTGATGCCGCGCGAATTGCCGGGGGTGACCTGTTCCTCGCTGGACCTTGCGCTGCCTGCGGGGCGGCGTGCGGATGCGGCGTGGGATGCGCTGACGGATCGCGTGCTTGAGGAAATGCTGGCGGATGCGGCGAACCTCTCGGCCGCGCTGCGTGGAGAGCGTCGCTATCAGCTGACCTGGCGATCCTTGCCGCTGGAGCAACAGGTTACCGGTCTGCCGCAAGCGGCGGTGGTCATGCTGACGGGTGGCTATGGTGGCATCGGGCTGACCGTGGCCGAGCGGCTCGCCCGTGATCTCGGCGCACGGATCGCACTGATCGGGCGTCGTGCCTTGCCCCCGCGCGATCAATGGGAGCGCATCCTGCGGTCCGCGGCTCCCAATGACGTGATGGCCGGACGCATCCGTGGCGTGCAACAGCTTGAAGCGGCAGGGGCAGAGGTCATCTGCCTGTCAGCGGATGTCTGCAACCTGCAGGATATGCAGGCGGCGCGAGACGAGGTCATGGCCCGATTTGGCCGGATCGACGCGGTCATTCACGGTGCCGGTGTTGTCGATGATGCACCGATTCTGGCGAAATCATCGGCCAGTGTCGAAAATGTCTTTGCGCCCAAGGTTCACGGCACCGAGGTTCTGGACAAGGTGTTCCCTGATGGTTCGGTCGGGCATATCGTGGTCTTCAGTTCCACCTCGACCGCCATCGCGCCTGCGGGGCAGGTCGATTATGTGGCCGCCAATGAGTTCCTGAATGCCTGGGCGAAATCGCGTGCAGGCGGGAAAACCGCCGTCACGGCGATCAACTGGGGTATCTGGGCCGAGGTCGGCATGGCCGCCGAAGCCTTTGCCACGCCCGAGGTTGCCGAGGTGCAGCCCGTCGATGCGCCCTTGCTGGATGGCGCGACATTCGATGCCGATGGAAACCGCATCTTTACCAGCGCGTTCACGACCAAGATGTGGTTGCTGGATGGCCATCGCACCAGGGATGGTCAGGCCTTGGTGCCGGGCACCGGCTATCTGGACCTGATCGCACAGGCCCTGCGGGCCAATGGCGAGCAGGGCGATTTCCAGATCCGTGATCTGTATTTCTTCCGCCCGCTTTCGGTGGATGATGGCGCGACGCGGCAGATGCGCCTGTCTCTGACGCGCAATGACGAAGGCTATGCCGTTCAGATCCGCAGCGATGTTCAGGTCGATGGCCGCGTCGGCTTTGAACTGAACGCTCAGGCGCAGATCAGCTTTGACAAGCCCCCGCAACCCCGGATCGATCTGGCGGAGATTGCCGCGCGCTGCAATCGCGATGTCGAGGCCGATCCCTCTGGACTGGTCAGCCCGCAAGAGGCGCATCTGCGCTTTGGTCCGCGCTGGCGCGTCCTGCGCCGTCGCAGCCATGGCGCAAACGAAGGTCTGGCCGAACTGGCCTTGCCCGATGCCTTCCGCAGCGAGACCTTGAAAGGCTATCAGATTCATCCGGCGCTGATGGATCTGGCGACAGGCTGGGCGATGGGATTGATCGAGGGGTATCAGGCCAATCATCTCTGGGTGCCGGTCAGCTATGGCACCATCAGGGTTCATGCGCCGCTGCCCGCTGAAATCCGCAGCTGGGTGCGCAACGCGGGTGACAACAACAGCAATTCGCCCTTTGCGCGCTTTGACGTGACACTGACCGATGCCGCCGGCAACGTGCTGATCGATATCGAGGGCTTTACCATTCACCGGATCGAAGGGACGCTGGATTTCGGGGCAGGCAATGCCAGACGCGATATCCTGTTCCCCGATCAGGGCGATGGCGATCGCAAGCTGTCGCCTGCCGAGGAGAGACTGCAGCACAATCTGTCGCAGGGGATCCGCCCGCAAGAGGGCGCAGAGGGTTTCATTCGTGCGCTGGCCACCGGCAAGCCGCAGGTTGTCGTGTCCTCAATGCCGCTGCCGCAGCTGATTTCGCAGGCGGGTCTGGCCGTCGAGGAAAGCCAGCAGCGCGAAGGGTTCGAACGCCCCGAGCTGGACAGTGATTACGTCGAACCGCGCAACGGCATTGAACGCACCCTGGTCGGCTTCTGGCAGGAATTGCTGGGCGTCAGCCAGGTCGGGGTCGAGGACAGCTTCTTCGATCTGGGTGGGCATTCGCTGATCGCCGTGCGGCTGTTTGCGATGATCCGCAAGACCTGGTCTGTTGATTTCCCGATCTCGATCCTGTTCGAGGCGCCGACCATCGCCGCCTGTGCCGCCCTGATCGAAGAACGGATCGGCCCGCAGGATGGCGAGGCCGAGGCTCCGGTGAAAAAGACGCCCAGCCGGCGCTATACCCATCTGGTGCCGATGCATCAGGGCGAAGGCGGCGGCAAACGCCCCTTCTTCCTTGTGGCGGGCATGTTCGGCAATGTGCTGAACCTGCGCCATCTGGCGCAATTGCTGGGCGGCGACCGGCCCTTCTATGGCATGCAGGCGCGGGGCCTGTTCGGCGAGGACAAGCCGCATGACAATTTTGTCGATGCGGCAAGGGATTACATTGCAGAGTTGAAGTCGGTTCAGCCTCAGGGCCCCTATCTTCTGGGCGGCTTTTCGGGTGGCGGTCTGATCGCATGGGAAATGGCCCGTCAGCTTGAGGCCGGCGGGGATGAGGTCGCGCTGACCGTTCTTCTGGATACGCCATTGCCTCTGAGGCCGAATCTGACAAGGCAGGACAAGGCTCTGATCAAGCTGGCGGAATTGCGTCGGAAAGGTCCGGCCTATCTGGCCGAATGGATGAAGGCGCGGGCCGATTGGAAACGTCAGCAAAAGGCGTTGGGTGACGCGCCTTCGGAAAGCGCCAACCAGTTCCACAACACCGCGATTGAAACCGCCTTCCGCGCCGCATTGCCCAAATATGACATGCAGCCGCGAGATGGCAGGGTCGTTCTGTTCCGCCCGCCTCTGGACCTGCATTGGCGGGTGTCCGGCGGGCGCTGGGTCAGCGCGGCCAAGGAATATGTCTATGAGGACAACGACCTGACACGCTTTGCGCCTGCCTTGCAGGTGATCGAGGTTCCGGGCGATCATGACAGCATGGTGCTGGAGCCGAATGTAAGGGTGATGGCCGTGCGCATGCGCGAGGTGATTGCCCAGGCCGAGCAAGGGCTTGATCCGGCCTATGCCCAGGCGGCGGAGTAG
- a CDS encoding WecB/TagA/CpsF family glycosyltransferase → MNFTYEDHVIRVNMPDQPSLMEEVTRRFRAHQGFALATINLDHLVKLRQDGGFRQAYAAQDLVVADGNPIIWLSRLAGESLALVPGSDLVMPLARLAAAEDVPLALVGSTPEALEGAAAHIRKNVPGITIAACIAPPMGFDPESAAGAEVLHQLRDSGARLCFIALGAPKQERLAARGRIEAPEIGFASIGAGLDFLAGNQQRAPRWVRRIAMEWVWRMLSSPRRLAPRYARCAAILPAEAMNALKQRRAR, encoded by the coding sequence ATGAATTTTACCTATGAAGACCACGTCATTCGCGTGAACATGCCCGACCAGCCCAGCCTGATGGAGGAAGTGACCCGGCGATTTCGCGCGCATCAGGGCTTTGCCCTGGCGACCATCAACCTGGATCATCTGGTCAAGCTGCGCCAGGATGGCGGCTTTCGTCAGGCCTATGCGGCACAGGATCTGGTCGTCGCAGATGGCAACCCGATCATCTGGCTGTCCCGCCTTGCCGGAGAATCCCTGGCTCTGGTGCCCGGCTCGGACCTGGTGATGCCGCTGGCCCGGCTTGCCGCCGCCGAAGATGTCCCGCTTGCGCTGGTCGGCAGCACGCCCGAGGCGCTTGAAGGTGCCGCTGCACATATCCGCAAGAATGTGCCCGGCATCACGATCGCCGCCTGCATTGCCCCGCCCATGGGGTTTGATCCCGAATCCGCCGCTGGTGCCGAGGTCCTGCATCAGCTTCGCGACAGCGGGGCGCGGCTGTGTTTCATTGCGCTGGGGGCCCCCAAGCAAGAGCGTCTGGCCGCGCGTGGACGCATCGAGGCACCAGAGATCGGTTTTGCCTCGATCGGGGCCGGTCTGGACTTTCTGGCCGGCAACCAGCAACGCGCGCCGCGATGGGTGCGCCGAATCGCGATGGAATGGGTCTGGCGCATGCTGTCTTCGCCCCGGCGGCTGGCCCCGCGATATGCACGTTGCGCCGCGATCCTGCCTGCCGAGGCAATGAATGCCCTGAAGCAACGTCGCGCGCGCTGA
- a CDS encoding CpsD/CapB family tyrosine-protein kinase — MRLDRSSPANASSSAMDHARHWAEIRPLRTDPASLKRYKLFTDSRDDDITRRFDLLRTLLAGTLEENGILRLGVSAPTEGSGTSFIAANLALSMARRPSARVVLADMNLRKPGLARMFGANAPGPLSEFLAGNHSASDHLRSYHGNLALLLNSQPSQGSAELLQEQSTAVALGNLRRKFSPTIEIYDLPPILGRDDTLSFMPQLDGILLVADGTRNTAAQLREAEELLNGRTRLVAVVLNRGEIRKSLNDIVQGIRDRWFRGRKRR, encoded by the coding sequence TTGCGACTGGATCGCAGCAGCCCTGCGAATGCCTCGTCCAGTGCCATGGATCATGCAAGGCATTGGGCCGAGATAAGGCCCCTGCGCACCGATCCTGCCTCGCTCAAGCGCTACAAGCTGTTTACGGACAGTCGCGATGACGACATCACCCGTCGATTTGACCTGCTGCGCACATTGCTGGCGGGCACATTGGAAGAAAACGGCATCCTGCGTCTGGGGGTTTCGGCACCAACGGAAGGTTCGGGCACATCGTTCATTGCCGCCAATCTGGCGCTGTCCATGGCGCGGCGGCCCAGTGCAAGGGTCGTTCTGGCGGACATGAACCTGCGCAAACCCGGACTGGCGCGCATGTTCGGTGCCAATGCCCCCGGGCCGCTCAGCGAATTCCTGGCGGGCAATCATTCGGCATCAGATCACCTGCGCAGCTATCACGGAAATCTGGCGCTGCTGTTGAATTCACAACCCAGCCAGGGCAGCGCGGAACTGCTGCAGGAACAATCGACCGCCGTTGCGCTGGGAAACCTGCGCCGGAAATTTTCCCCGACGATCGAGATCTACGATCTGCCCCCGATCCTTGGCCGTGACGACACTTTGTCCTTCATGCCGCAACTGGACGGGATCCTGCTGGTAGCAGATGGCACCCGCAACACCGCCGCACAGCTGCGCGAGGCCGAGGAGTTGCTGAATGGCAGAACAAGGCTGGTGGCTGTTGTCCTCAACCGCGGAGAAATCCGAAAGTCACTGAACGATATTGTACAGGGTATTCGCGATCGCTGGTTCCGCGGTCGCAAGAGAAGGTAG
- a CDS encoding glycosyltransferase family 2 protein, whose translation MATVLTVILNWRTAPMTLKSAEAAIAAMKDIAGEIVIVDNDSQDGSEDILREAVAEGGWDRVRVIQSGHNGGFGAGNNVGIRAGLTGGGRPDYVYLLNSDAFPAVDAIQVLRDHMEANPAVGLAGSYIHGTDDQPHVTCFRFPSVASEFEGGAQSGPVSRLLRHAIIPQPIPEQTTPMDWVAGASLMMRQDMLDQIGAFDEGYFLYFEETDLCLRAARAGWRTDYVPTSRVAHIGSVSTGMKQWDRTPGYWFDSRWRYFRKNHGLGTAMAATLAQVSGLSINRLRAALGNAPRNGPKGHMRDLLAHDLRALRKGIAPASIHSSASSVTERTT comes from the coding sequence ATGGCAACAGTTCTGACAGTCATCCTGAACTGGCGCACCGCGCCCATGACCCTGAAATCGGCCGAGGCTGCCATTGCCGCGATGAAGGATATTGCGGGCGAAATCGTCATTGTCGACAATGACAGTCAGGACGGCTCCGAGGATATCCTGCGCGAGGCCGTGGCCGAAGGTGGCTGGGACCGCGTCCGCGTCATCCAGTCCGGCCATAATGGCGGCTTTGGCGCAGGCAATAATGTGGGCATACGCGCCGGCCTGACCGGCGGAGGGCGGCCCGATTACGTCTATCTGCTGAATTCGGATGCCTTCCCCGCCGTCGATGCCATTCAGGTGTTGCGCGATCATATGGAGGCCAACCCGGCGGTGGGGCTGGCTGGCAGCTATATCCATGGCACCGACGACCAACCCCATGTCACCTGTTTCCGCTTTCCCTCGGTCGCGTCGGAATTCGAGGGCGGCGCGCAATCGGGGCCGGTGTCGCGGCTGCTGCGCCATGCGATCATTCCCCAGCCGATCCCCGAACAGACCACGCCCATGGATTGGGTGGCGGGAGCCAGCCTGATGATGCGTCAGGACATGCTGGACCAGATCGGGGCCTTTGACGAAGGCTATTTCCTGTATTTCGAGGAAACCGATCTTTGCCTGCGTGCCGCGCGGGCCGGGTGGCGGACCGATTACGTGCCGACCAGCCGCGTGGCGCATATCGGGTCGGTTTCGACCGGCATGAAGCAATGGGACCGCACGCCCGGCTATTGGTTTGACAGCCGCTGGCGTTATTTCCGCAAGAACCACGGTCTTGGCACGGCCATGGCCGCAACCCTGGCCCAGGTCTCGGGGCTTTCCATCAATCGCCTGCGCGCCGCGCTTGGCAATGCGCCGCGCAACGGTCCCAAGGGGCATATGCGCGACCTGCTGGCACATGACCTGCGCGCCCTGCGCAAAGGCATTGCTCCGGCAAGCATTCACAGCTCCGCTTCTTCCGTCACCGAGAGGACGACATGA
- a CDS encoding glycosyltransferase, with protein sequence MTNLNVDPARLAANVIDAVAIGRNEGKRLVECLASLQRAGVRRIVYVDSGSTDGSLLAAEAAGAMVVQLDMSQPFTAARARNAGLARLLEMDDPAEFVQMIDGDCVLRSSWLPLAQDFLKSNPRAVAVCGRRRESAAAASVYNRLCDVEWDTPVGKALACGGDALFRMSALAAAGGYRADLIAGEEPELCVRLRQSGGEIWRLDGEMTLHDAAMTRFSQWWRRSRRAGYAFAEGAALHGAPPERHWVAQTRRAVVWGAVLPVLAFLLLWIAPALALLVLLIYPAQVLRLAARRGLSKGTSWEVALFTVLGKFPEALGVLSYWLNRLRGRHGRLIEYK encoded by the coding sequence ATGACGAATTTGAATGTGGACCCGGCCAGACTGGCTGCGAATGTGATCGATGCAGTTGCGATCGGACGCAACGAAGGCAAAAGACTGGTCGAATGCCTGGCTTCGCTGCAGCGCGCAGGCGTGCGCAGGATCGTCTATGTCGACAGCGGTTCGACCGATGGCAGCCTGCTTGCCGCCGAAGCTGCTGGCGCGATGGTGGTGCAACTGGACATGAGCCAGCCCTTTACTGCCGCCCGGGCGCGCAATGCCGGGCTGGCCCGATTGCTGGAGATGGATGATCCCGCGGAATTCGTGCAGATGATTGACGGGGATTGCGTTCTGCGAAGTTCTTGGCTGCCTTTGGCGCAGGATTTCCTGAAGAGCAACCCGCGCGCGGTGGCTGTTTGCGGGCGCCGGCGCGAATCCGCGGCCGCTGCCAGCGTTTACAACAGGTTGTGTGATGTCGAATGGGACACGCCGGTTGGCAAGGCGCTGGCCTGCGGGGGGGATGCCCTGTTTCGCATGTCCGCCTTGGCGGCTGCTGGCGGATATCGTGCCGATCTGATCGCCGGAGAGGAACCCGAGCTTTGTGTCAGATTGCGTCAGTCCGGGGGCGAGATATGGCGCCTGGACGGTGAAATGACCCTGCATGATGCGGCCATGACCCGGTTTTCCCAATGGTGGCGACGCAGCCGCCGCGCCGGCTATGCCTTTGCCGAAGGTGCCGCCCTGCATGGTGCCCCGCCAGAGCGGCACTGGGTTGCCCAGACCCGCCGCGCGGTGGTCTGGGGCGCGGTGCTGCCGGTTCTGGCCTTTCTTCTGCTATGGATTGCCCCGGCGCTGGCCCTGTTGGTCCTGCTGATCTATCCGGCGCAGGTGTTGCGCCTGGCGGCGCGGCGAGGGCTGTCGAAAGGCACATCCTGGGAGGTTGCCCTCTTCACCGTGCTGGGAAAATTTCCCGAAGCCCTGGGCGTGCTGTCATATTGGCTCAACCGGCTGCGGGGCCGCCATGGTCGCCTGATCGAATACAAATAG